One genomic window of Tenacibaculum tangerinum includes the following:
- a CDS encoding ABC transporter permease encodes MNFSLYIAKRYLFSKTSTNAINIITAIAVFGVVVGTMALFVVLSGFSGLQTFSDTLLNASDPDIKITASKGKTFQYSQKIASVLQQNKTIEAASKVVEERVFLKYKNKEHIAQIKGVDANYAKIISTDSLLTVGTWIDETYQNTAVVGYGLSYKLSLGIFNFGEALQILVPKPGKGFINASNAFRSVSTQIVGVYTGSEEFQNKYVFTEIYLAQELLGYEKNQITGVELRLKNDANIDEFQEDLQNILGDELKVQTRAQLNAMYYKVINTENFISYLIFTLIVAIALFNVIGSIIMMIIDKRQNLKTLFNLGSSIQDIKKIFVLQGFLLTIVGMCIGLVLGIVLVLVQQRFELLMITQNLAYPVEFRWMNLWIVLLTISILGYIASKIASSRISKSFIER; translated from the coding sequence TTGAACTTTTCTTTATACATAGCAAAACGATACCTGTTTTCAAAAACAAGCACCAATGCCATTAACATTATTACAGCAATTGCTGTTTTTGGTGTTGTCGTGGGTACCATGGCACTATTCGTTGTTTTATCGGGCTTTTCAGGATTGCAAACGTTTAGTGATACATTGTTAAATGCATCAGATCCCGATATAAAGATTACGGCAAGCAAAGGAAAAACCTTTCAATATTCACAAAAAATAGCCAGTGTTTTACAACAAAATAAAACGATAGAAGCTGCTTCAAAAGTAGTAGAAGAGCGTGTTTTTTTAAAGTATAAAAACAAAGAACACATCGCACAAATTAAAGGAGTCGATGCTAATTATGCTAAAATTATCTCTACAGATTCCCTGCTAACTGTAGGAACTTGGATTGATGAAACCTATCAGAATACCGCAGTAGTTGGGTACGGTTTGTCTTACAAACTATCATTAGGTATTTTTAATTTTGGAGAAGCGCTTCAAATTTTAGTACCGAAGCCAGGAAAAGGTTTTATCAATGCGAGCAATGCTTTTCGGTCAGTCTCTACACAAATAGTTGGCGTATATACAGGCTCAGAAGAATTTCAAAATAAATATGTATTTACCGAGATTTACCTTGCCCAAGAATTACTAGGGTATGAGAAGAACCAAATTACAGGAGTTGAACTTCGTTTAAAAAATGATGCAAACATTGATGAGTTTCAGGAGGATTTACAGAACATTTTAGGAGATGAGTTAAAGGTGCAAACAAGAGCACAGCTAAATGCCATGTATTATAAAGTTATAAATACCGAAAACTTTATTTCTTACTTAATTTTTACGCTCATTGTTGCTATTGCGTTGTTTAATGTCATCGGGTCCATCATCATGATGATTATTGATAAGCGTCAAAACTTAAAAACTCTTTTCAATTTAGGAAGTAGTATTCAAGATATCAAAAAGATATTTGTACTGCAAGGATTTTTACTCACCATAGTAGGAATGTGTATAGGATTGGTTTTAGGAATAGTACTTGTACTGGTGCAACAACGTTTTGAACTGTTGATGATTACGCAAAATTTAGCGTATCCAGTAGAGTTTAGGTGGATGAATTTATGGATAGTACTTTTAACAATTTCAATTTTAGGATATATAGCTTCTAAAATTGCAAGTAGTAGAATTTCTAAAAGTTTTATTGAACGATAA
- the rbfA gene encoding 30S ribosome-binding factor RbfA, whose protein sequence is MEETNRQRKIAGVLQQDLVDVLQRAAQDGMKGVIISVSKVTVTADLGVAKVYLSVFPSEKRDEIIKGVISNTSSIRYELAKRTKNQLRRMPELLFFGDDSLDYIEDIDKSLKGDDVNPIKNPDILPRRQKR, encoded by the coding sequence ATGGAAGAAACAAACAGACAGCGAAAAATTGCAGGAGTATTGCAACAAGATTTGGTAGACGTATTACAGCGTGCTGCTCAAGACGGAATGAAAGGGGTAATTATATCGGTTTCTAAAGTTACGGTTACAGCCGATTTAGGAGTGGCGAAAGTATATTTAAGTGTTTTTCCTTCTGAAAAAAGAGATGAAATTATTAAAGGAGTAATATCGAACACCTCTTCAATTCGTTATGAATTAGCAAAACGCACAAAAAATCAACTACGAAGAATGCCAGAGTTGTTATTCTTTGGAGATGATAGTTTAGATTATATTGAAGATATAGACAAATCTTTAAAAGGAGATGATGTCAACCCGATTAAAAATCCAGATATACTGCCACGTCGTCAAAAGCGTTAA
- a CDS encoding response regulator transcription factor: MKYSVVVVDDHTLLSQAIEGMVNTFDKFKVLYTCKNGKEVVEKFLASPKNVPDVVLVDVNMPVMNGIETTEWIVSNYPNVHVMALSVEDADSTILKMLKAGAVGYLLKDTKKEILEKALLEMMDNGFYHTRNVTTLLLDSVSGKNARNNHSFKENEITFMKLACSELTYKEIADKMFLSPKTIDGYRDNLFTKLNVRNRVGLVMYAIKNKIYTP; the protein is encoded by the coding sequence ATGAAATATTCAGTTGTTGTTGTAGACGACCATACTTTATTGTCACAAGCGATAGAAGGCATGGTGAATACCTTCGATAAATTTAAAGTACTTTACACTTGTAAGAATGGTAAAGAAGTAGTAGAGAAGTTTTTAGCTTCTCCTAAAAATGTGCCAGATGTAGTGTTGGTAGACGTAAATATGCCAGTGATGAATGGTATAGAAACTACAGAATGGATTGTAAGTAATTACCCTAACGTTCATGTCATGGCGCTATCTGTTGAAGATGCCGATAGCACGATTTTAAAAATGTTAAAGGCAGGTGCTGTAGGGTATTTACTAAAAGATACTAAAAAAGAAATCTTAGAGAAGGCACTGTTAGAAATGATGGATAACGGATTTTACCATACTAGAAATGTAACTACGCTACTGCTAGATTCCGTTTCAGGTAAAAACGCAAGAAATAACCATTCGTTTAAAGAGAATGAAATTACCTTTATGAAATTGGCTTGTTCTGAGTTAACGTATAAAGAAATTGCCGATAAAATGTTTCTTAGTCCGAAAACCATTGATGGCTATCGAGATAATTTGTTTACAAAACTAAATGTAAGAAACAGAGTAGGATTGGTGATGTATGCGATAAAAAATAAAATTTATACTCCGTAA
- a CDS encoding sensor histidine kinase gives MQQEGGEILIVATLIIVIIIAFLVILFTVFQRRKNKLLQERAENKKRYEREIAETQIEIREETLRNISWELHDNIGQLLTLAKIQLQHATPESMEEVSEIIAKSLSEVRALSKIINPDFINNIKLKEALNLEIERFNRLNYIDAELTITGEEKEVNQKHGIVIFRILQEFFSNTIKHSKGSKLEVFLTYKENLIQVKAQDNGVGFDMEKARLKGLGLHNIKARAKLINAEAKFVSEPQKGTSLIINYYI, from the coding sequence ATGCAGCAAGAAGGAGGAGAAATACTAATTGTCGCCACGTTAATAATTGTTATTATTATAGCTTTTTTAGTGATTTTATTTACCGTTTTTCAACGTCGTAAAAACAAATTATTACAAGAGCGTGCGGAAAACAAAAAAAGATACGAACGTGAGATTGCAGAAACACAAATAGAAATACGAGAAGAAACATTACGAAATATTAGTTGGGAGTTGCACGATAATATAGGGCAACTCCTAACATTGGCTAAAATACAATTACAGCATGCTACGCCAGAAAGCATGGAAGAAGTCTCTGAAATTATAGCGAAAAGCCTATCAGAAGTGAGGGCCTTATCGAAAATAATTAACCCCGATTTTATTAATAATATAAAATTAAAAGAGGCATTAAACTTAGAAATAGAACGCTTTAACAGATTAAACTATATCGATGCCGAATTAACTATTACTGGAGAAGAAAAGGAAGTTAATCAAAAACATGGGATCGTTATTTTTAGAATTCTTCAAGAGTTTTTCTCGAACACGATAAAACATTCAAAAGGCTCGAAGTTAGAAGTATTTTTAACCTATAAAGAGAATTTAATACAAGTAAAAGCACAAGATAATGGAGTTGGATTTGATATGGAAAAGGCTCGATTAAAAGGGTTGGGATTGCATAATATAAAAGCCAGAGCTAAGTTGATTAATGCAGAAGCAAAATTTGTGTCTGAGCCTCAAAAAGGAACAAGTTTAATTATAAATTATTATATTTAG
- a CDS encoding DUF2589 domain-containing protein produces MPNLVPELNSLDFNVYVGGPLQAAIQAQTAASMATVNFIKEVGFEKDNDPATPDELRYVDFNYKKSVPNPHLGKTSQQLSDEGLPPSTDVSSNFIESEIEIKVPFLTMLTIPSIRIDEVNIDFNARLTSTETRNVSSEFAASAELGINYKIVNFKASASYKRNSSQGVKIEKTYNLGVKVRAVNDELPEGLSRILNMLEDSIAAVA; encoded by the coding sequence ATGCCAAATTTAGTTCCAGAATTGAACAGTTTAGATTTCAACGTATATGTTGGAGGACCTTTACAGGCCGCGATACAAGCACAAACAGCAGCTTCAATGGCTACTGTAAACTTTATTAAAGAAGTAGGATTTGAAAAAGACAATGATCCAGCTACTCCAGATGAATTGCGTTATGTAGATTTTAATTACAAAAAATCGGTTCCTAACCCTCATCTTGGAAAAACATCACAGCAATTAAGTGACGAAGGACTACCACCAAGCACAGATGTAAGTAGCAATTTTATTGAAAGTGAAATCGAAATTAAAGTTCCTTTTTTAACAATGCTTACCATTCCATCAATACGTATTGATGAAGTGAATATCGATTTTAATGCACGTTTAACTTCTACTGAAACCAGAAATGTATCTTCTGAGTTTGCAGCTAGTGCAGAGCTGGGTATCAATTACAAAATTGTAAACTTTAAAGCATCTGCCTCATACAAAAGAAACTCATCTCAAGGGGTAAAAATAGAAAAAACATATAATCTGGGCGTAAAAGTTCGCGCTGTAAATGATGAATTACCTGAAGGATTAAGTAGAATCTTAAATATGCTAGAAGACAGTATTGCTGCTGTAGCTTAA
- the mce gene encoding methylmalonyl-CoA epimerase encodes MNKIEHIGIAVKDLEKSNALFAALFGKSHYKIEEVASEGVKTSFFKSGPNKIELLEATKPDSPIAKFIEKKGEGIHHIAFAVNDIKEEVMRLKNEGFIVLNETPKKGADNKLVVFLHPKSTNGVLIELCQDISVNSE; translated from the coding sequence ATGAATAAAATTGAACACATCGGTATCGCCGTTAAAGATTTAGAAAAATCGAATGCATTATTTGCTGCGCTTTTTGGAAAATCACATTATAAAATTGAAGAAGTTGCTAGCGAGGGCGTAAAAACTTCGTTTTTTAAATCGGGTCCTAATAAAATTGAATTATTAGAAGCGACAAAACCCGACAGCCCCATAGCAAAGTTTATAGAAAAAAAGGGAGAAGGTATTCATCATATTGCTTTCGCTGTTAACGACATCAAAGAAGAAGTAATGCGTCTGAAAAATGAAGGTTTTATAGTTTTAAACGAAACTCCTAAAAAAGGTGCCGACAATAAACTGGTCGTTTTTTTACATCCTAAATCTACGAATGGAGTTTTGATTGAGTTATGCCAAGATATTTCAGTGAATAGTGAATAG
- a CDS encoding cell division protein FtsX, translated as MTTSFDSFQKRRLQSSYVSVVVSIALVLFMIGILGLVLLKSTKVANHFKEKIVMTLFLKDEVAEKNIESLKESIQKEVFVNKVVYISKEDAAEEYKKDLGEDFLQFLGDNPLKNGIDIYLKADYVTPEKMEKLEKKFTKNAFIAEVNYDKPLVKLLTQNIQRISFWLLVLSGFFGLVAIILINSSIRLSIYSKRFNIKTMQMVGATKSFIRKPFIWQSIKLGLLGAFIAIIGLFILVYYVDRYIPTLELLTDYAALGYVAGGVILVAFFITWISTFFATQRFLNLQTNDLYY; from the coding sequence ATGACCACCTCTTTTGATTCTTTTCAAAAACGCCGTTTACAATCTTCGTATGTATCAGTAGTGGTTAGCATTGCGCTCGTACTTTTTATGATTGGTATTTTAGGATTGGTGTTATTAAAGTCGACCAAAGTTGCAAATCATTTTAAGGAAAAAATAGTAATGACGCTTTTCTTAAAAGATGAAGTTGCTGAAAAAAATATCGAATCGCTTAAAGAATCTATTCAAAAAGAAGTGTTTGTAAACAAAGTAGTTTACATTTCTAAAGAAGATGCTGCTGAAGAATATAAAAAAGACTTAGGGGAGGATTTTTTACAATTTTTAGGAGACAATCCTTTAAAAAACGGCATAGATATTTACCTAAAAGCCGATTATGTAACTCCTGAAAAAATGGAAAAACTTGAAAAAAAATTTACAAAAAACGCATTCATAGCAGAAGTTAATTACGACAAACCTTTAGTAAAATTACTTACCCAAAACATTCAACGTATTAGTTTTTGGTTATTGGTACTGAGTGGTTTTTTTGGGTTAGTAGCCATTATTTTAATTAACAGTTCTATCCGATTGTCTATTTACTCAAAACGATTCAACATAAAAACCATGCAAATGGTAGGTGCTACTAAAAGTTTTATTCGTAAACCTTTTATTTGGCAAAGCATCAAACTAGGATTGCTGGGAGCCTTTATTGCAATAATTGGGTTGTTTATTTTGGTGTATTATGTAGATAGATATATTCCAACCTTAGAACTACTTACCGATTATGCGGCATTAGGGTATGTTGCTGGAGGGGTTATACTCGTTGCTTTCTTTATTACATGGATTAGCACTTTCTTTGCAACACAACGATTCTTAAACTTACAAACCAACGATTTGTATTACTAA
- a CDS encoding undecaprenyl-diphosphate phosphatase: protein MNILEAIILGIIQGLTEFLPVSSSGHLELAKALFGDTSVPQESLMFTVVLHAATALSTIVVFRKEIAEILRGLLQFQWNEEMQFSLKIILSMIPAVVIGLAFEKELENFFGGKVLLVGCMLLVTAALLLLADKAKNTNKSVSFKNALIIGISQAIAMLPGISRSGATISTSVLLGVDRTKAARFSFLMVVPLILGKVAKDMLSGDINFQSSEIVPLSAGFFAAFISGLLACTWMISLVKKSKLSYFSVYCAIVGLIAIGYSLFF from the coding sequence ATGAATATATTAGAAGCAATTATCCTTGGAATTATTCAAGGACTTACCGAGTTTTTACCCGTTTCTTCGAGTGGTCATTTAGAGTTGGCAAAAGCCTTGTTTGGAGATACTTCTGTACCTCAAGAAAGCTTAATGTTTACGGTAGTATTACATGCTGCAACAGCGTTGAGTACTATCGTGGTATTTAGAAAAGAGATTGCCGAAATTCTTAGAGGGCTGTTGCAATTTCAATGGAATGAAGAAATGCAGTTTTCATTAAAAATTATCCTTTCTATGATTCCTGCTGTGGTAATCGGTTTGGCTTTTGAAAAAGAATTGGAAAACTTTTTTGGAGGAAAAGTATTATTAGTCGGTTGTATGCTTTTGGTCACCGCTGCGTTACTTTTATTGGCAGACAAAGCCAAGAACACTAACAAAAGTGTTTCTTTTAAAAATGCGCTCATTATAGGAATCTCTCAAGCAATCGCCATGTTACCCGGAATTTCACGTTCAGGAGCTACGATTTCAACCTCAGTTTTATTAGGAGTAGATCGTACCAAAGCAGCACGTTTTTCATTTTTAATGGTGGTACCTTTAATTTTAGGAAAAGTAGCTAAAGACATGTTAAGTGGAGACATTAATTTTCAAAGCTCAGAAATTGTTCCTTTATCGGCAGGCTTTTTTGCCGCTTTTATCTCAGGATTATTGGCTTGTACTTGGATGATTTCCCTAGTTAAAAAGAGTAAACTATCGTACTTTTCTGTATACTGCGCTATCGTAGGACTTATTGCTATTGGCTATTCTTTATTTTTTTAG
- the truB gene encoding tRNA pseudouridine(55) synthase TruB, with translation MTAEDYKNGQVLLIDKPLEWTSFQVVNKLRWHIRKRFNIKKIKVGHAGTLDPLATGLLIICTGKQTKNINEYQGQVKEYTGTFVIGATTPSYDLETNINETFPTEHITEALLHKTTEQFIGKIQQKPPIFSAIKKDGKRLYELARKGETTEIKAREVTINEFEITNIELPNVEFRIVCSKGTYIRSIANDYGEALNSGAHLSVLRRTKIGDFSVEDALSVDEFIEKITSA, from the coding sequence ATGACTGCGGAAGATTACAAAAACGGACAGGTTTTATTGATTGATAAACCTTTGGAATGGACTTCTTTTCAGGTAGTAAATAAGCTGCGTTGGCATATTCGTAAACGTTTCAATATCAAAAAAATTAAGGTGGGTCATGCAGGGACACTCGACCCTTTAGCTACGGGTTTGTTGATTATTTGTACAGGAAAACAGACTAAAAACATTAACGAGTACCAAGGGCAAGTAAAAGAATATACGGGTACGTTTGTAATTGGTGCTACAACACCTAGTTACGATTTAGAAACAAACATTAACGAAACCTTTCCTACAGAACATATCACAGAAGCGTTACTACACAAAACCACCGAGCAATTTATAGGAAAAATTCAGCAAAAACCACCTATTTTTTCAGCCATTAAAAAAGACGGAAAACGTTTATACGAATTGGCTCGCAAGGGTGAAACTACCGAAATTAAGGCTCGCGAAGTAACAATTAACGAATTTGAAATTACCAATATTGAGTTGCCCAATGTGGAGTTTCGAATTGTATGCAGCAAAGGCACCTATATTCGCTCGATTGCCAACGATTATGGAGAAGCTTTAAACTCTGGAGCACATTTATCAGTATTACGAAGAACAAAAATTGGTGATTTTTCAGTAGAAGATGCGTTGAGTGTTGACGAGTTTATAGAAAAAATTACCTCTGCCTAG
- a CDS encoding ABC transporter ATPase, with amino-acid sequence MFVAFPSLSEEAKIWIYPSSRKFYPQEIDGLQKKLHLFVEEWKADDADFKASFELKYERFIIFSAEEGSDLTNADIETQVAFILQLQQEYEVELLDKMNVCFKQGAFIQYKDVKEFKKLLKNKSVSAKTIVFDNLVQTKGELENYWEVPITESWYSRFL; translated from the coding sequence ATGTTTGTAGCATTTCCTAGTTTGTCAGAAGAAGCCAAAATTTGGATCTATCCATCAAGTCGAAAATTTTATCCGCAAGAAATAGATGGGCTCCAAAAAAAACTACACCTTTTTGTTGAAGAATGGAAGGCTGATGACGCCGATTTCAAAGCTTCTTTCGAGCTGAAATACGAGCGTTTTATTATTTTTTCTGCGGAAGAAGGTTCGGATTTAACGAATGCAGATATTGAAACACAAGTCGCTTTTATTTTACAACTACAACAAGAATACGAAGTCGAATTGTTAGACAAAATGAATGTGTGTTTTAAGCAAGGAGCATTCATTCAGTACAAAGACGTTAAAGAATTTAAAAAACTACTTAAAAACAAGTCCGTATCGGCAAAAACCATTGTTTTTGATAATTTAGTACAAACCAAAGGAGAATTAGAAAATTACTGGGAAGTACCCATTACCGAAAGTTGGTACAGTCGGTTTTTGTAA
- a CDS encoding thioredoxin family protein, producing MKNTIQNSLEKALSYNEYKNLVSSLLAEGKSTGPNQSDDLLHYSKLNDKRMKRLDKTLQLTEETLAKIKEVKEPQTWLVITEGWCGDAAQNLPVLNKIAAENPNIHLKLVLRDENLALMDEFLTNGSRSIPKLITLNKENEVLNTWGPRPTTATQMVADYKEKHGSLDADFKTDLQVWYNKNKGENMQEDILSMLE from the coding sequence ATGAAAAATACGATTCAAAACAGTTTAGAAAAAGCACTTTCATATAACGAATATAAAAATTTGGTAAGTAGTTTATTGGCTGAAGGAAAATCTACCGGACCTAACCAATCAGACGATTTGTTGCATTATAGTAAGTTGAACGATAAACGGATGAAACGGTTGGATAAAACCTTGCAACTTACCGAAGAAACTCTTGCTAAAATTAAAGAGGTGAAAGAACCGCAAACTTGGTTGGTAATTACTGAAGGGTGGTGTGGTGATGCCGCACAAAACCTACCCGTATTGAATAAAATAGCAGCAGAAAACCCGAACATTCATTTAAAATTAGTGCTACGAGATGAAAACCTAGCGTTGATGGATGAATTTTTAACCAATGGAAGTAGGTCGATTCCGAAACTCATTACCTTAAACAAAGAGAACGAAGTTTTGAACACTTGGGGACCAAGACCTACCACAGCAACTCAAATGGTGGCTGATTATAAAGAAAAGCACGGAAGTTTAGACGCCGATTTTAAAACCGATTTACAGGTGTGGTACAACAAAAATAAAGGAGAAAATATGCAAGAAGATATCCTATCGATGCTTGAGTAG
- a CDS encoding NAD-dependent epimerase/dehydratase family protein codes for MSDTILVLGACGQIGTELTQKLRTIYGADGVIASDIREGNAAMMSAGPFEIVDATNQEQILKVVQKYNVTQVYLMAAMLSATAEKYPLKGWNLNMTSLLAVLELAKEKHIQKVYWPSSMAAFGPASPKMNTPQQTIMEPSTVYGISKVAGEHWCKYYHDRYGVDVRSIRYPGIISWKTLPGGGTTDYAVDIYFDALKKGTFECFLSENTRLPMMYMDDAINATIQLMQAPEESIKIRTSYNLAAISFTPKEIATEIQKYIPEFTITYNPDFRQAIADSWPQVIDDAAARKDWGWRHQFDLASMTKDILTNLQAKARESAEV; via the coding sequence ATGAGTGATACAATATTAGTTTTAGGTGCTTGCGGGCAAATAGGAACAGAATTAACCCAAAAATTACGTACTATTTACGGAGCAGATGGCGTGATTGCTTCTGATATTAGAGAAGGAAATGCAGCTATGATGAGTGCCGGACCTTTTGAAATTGTCGATGCTACCAATCAAGAGCAAATTTTAAAAGTCGTTCAAAAATACAATGTAACCCAAGTATACTTAATGGCTGCCATGTTGTCGGCAACTGCTGAAAAGTATCCGTTAAAAGGTTGGAATTTAAACATGACCTCGTTATTAGCGGTATTGGAGTTAGCCAAAGAAAAACACATTCAAAAAGTATACTGGCCTAGTTCAATGGCAGCTTTCGGACCCGCATCGCCAAAAATGAACACACCGCAACAAACTATTATGGAACCTTCTACGGTGTATGGCATTAGCAAAGTAGCAGGAGAACACTGGTGTAAGTATTACCATGATAGGTATGGAGTAGATGTGCGAAGTATTCGTTATCCTGGAATTATAAGCTGGAAAACCTTACCAGGCGGAGGAACTACCGATTATGCGGTAGATATTTATTTTGATGCCTTAAAAAAAGGAACTTTTGAGTGCTTTTTATCAGAAAACACACGTTTGCCAATGATGTATATGGACGATGCAATTAATGCAACAATCCAATTAATGCAAGCACCTGAAGAAAGTATTAAAATACGAACCTCATACAATTTAGCTGCCATTAGTTTTACGCCGAAAGAAATTGCTACTGAAATACAAAAATACATTCCAGAATTTACCATCACTTACAATCCAGATTTTAGACAGGCTATTGCCGATAGCTGGCCCCAAGTGATTGACGATGCTGCGGCAAGAAAAGATTGGGGCTGGAGGCATCAGTTCGATTTAGCTTCTATGACCAAAGACATTCTTACCAATTTACAAGCAAAGGCACGAGAGTCGGCAGAAGTGTAA
- a CDS encoding regulatory protein RecX, whose amino-acid sequence MNKPVFTVEEIKRKLEQYCVYQDRCHKEVAQKLQDYNLIPEAKEYILLHLLEHNFLNEERFAKSFARGKFRIKKWGKERIVRELKFRDISVYNIQSALKEIDEEEYMKTLYELVAKKKATVSETNPFKRKKKIADYLLYRGFESNLIYEALKTTDS is encoded by the coding sequence ATGAACAAACCCGTTTTTACAGTTGAAGAAATAAAAAGGAAACTTGAGCAGTATTGTGTATATCAAGATCGATGTCATAAAGAAGTAGCACAAAAGTTACAAGACTATAATTTAATTCCAGAAGCAAAAGAATATATTTTACTACACCTGTTAGAACACAACTTTTTAAATGAAGAACGCTTTGCCAAAAGTTTTGCCAGGGGAAAATTCAGAATAAAAAAATGGGGAAAAGAACGAATTGTAAGAGAATTGAAGTTCAGAGATATTTCTGTTTATAACATCCAATCTGCTTTAAAAGAGATTGATGAAGAAGAATACATGAAAACCCTTTATGAGTTGGTAGCGAAAAAGAAGGCAACTGTTTCGGAAACAAACCCTTTCAAACGAAAAAAGAAAATTGCCGACTATTTGTTATACAGAGGTTTTGAAAGTAATTTGATATACGAAGCTTTAAAAACTACTGATTCTTAA